The nucleotide sequence TGGGCTGCACAGTGCGTGCTGTGCCCGATGTGGGCTTGGATGAGGGCATCAGCCAAGTTGAACGCGCCATCCCCAACATGTGGTTCGACCGCGACAACACCAAGATGCTGCGCGAGGCCATGGTCGCCTTTCGCTCGGAGTACGACGAAGTTAAGCGCGTTCACCGCCTGACACCGGTACACGACTGGGCCCGCCACATTGCCGACGCTGTCCGCTACATGGTGGTTGGGCGTCCCGGCACATCGTTTCAGAAACAGAACCGCAACACCCGCGCCAGTTCGCGGGACCATAGCCGATATGGGGGGCTGGTCGCATGAACCAGGAAGAACGAGAGCTGAAGCTGCAGACCACGCTTGCCAATGAGCTGGCGCGCGCGGAGGGCGCAGACAGTGACGAGCTGCAGGCCAACCGCAAGGCGGCACTGGATTATTACAAGGGGCTGTTGCCGAAACCGCCGATGGATGCGGAGGGCAAGGCGATACAGGGGCGCAGCCATGATGTGTCCATGGACGTCTCCGACATGATCAACGCGGACCTGGCGCTGATCGTGCCGATGATCAGCACCGATGCGGTGGTAGATTTCGAGCCCAACGGCGAGGAGGATGAACCGCAAGCGGCCGGCGAAAGCATGGCCTGCAACAAGGTGATCATCGAGGACAACCAGGGCTTCATCCAGATCCAGACAGCGGTCAAGGACGGGCTGCTGCAGCGCAACGGCGTGATGAAGGTCGAGGTCGATGACAGCGAGAGCGTCCAGCAGATGGATCTGCCGCCGGATCTGGAACCTGCGCAGCTGGCGGCACTCAGGGAGCCGCGCGCGCCGGGTGAGACGCGCGAGATCTCCAAAGGCGTTCTGACCGTCACGCGGCTGCAGCGCCGATTTGTCACGCGGGCTGTGCCGATCGAGAACATCTCTTACGCGGCCGGGCATGTCGGACCGCTGCAAGACATCCGGTTCTTCGCCGAGCAGATCAGCTACACGCGCAGCGAGCTGGTGGAGATGGGTCTGGACAAGGATAAGGTGGAGAGCCTTCCTCCATGGGGTGACTGGGACAACAGCGTGTCCCAGGCGCGCAACGCCACGCACCAGGACAGCCATGATGCAGAGACGCGCGACCAGGACCAGATCGAGTGCCATGAGTGCTATCAGCTGATCGACCTGGACGGCGACGGGATCAGCGAGCGCTACCGCTGCCTGATCGCGAACCGGCAGACGCTGCTGGATTTCGAGCCCGCGGATCTGCTGCCGTATTCGATGGGATCACCGTTCATCAATCCGCACCGCATCACGGGCGAAAGCCTGTTTGACCATCTCAAGGCCACACAAGACGTCAAAACCAAGTTGCTGCGCCAGTACAATGACAACATCGCGGTGATCAACAATGGCCGCTATGCGTATGATCCTGATCAGACCTACGAGGAGGATGTGCTGACACCGCGCGCTGGCGGCGGGATCCGGTCACGCAATCCGACAACGTCTGTGGTCCCGATCGGCATACCGGATGTAACCACGGGGATCCTCGCTGCGCTCAATTACCAGGACAAGATCCGCACGGAGCGCGGGGGCGCTGCGCTCGAGATGCTGAGTGCGGATGCGCAGCTGGTGGGCGAGACTGCGCACGGCATCGAGCGGCAGATGGCGATGCGCGAGGCGATGGTCAGCATGATCGCGAAGAACCTGGCCGAGACGCTTATCAGGGGTATCTACACGCTGACCCATGAGTATATGCGCCGCTTTGCCACCGAGCCTGTCATGGTGCGCATGCAGGGCCAGCATGTGCCTATGGATCCGCGCCGCTGGCCCAGCCGCACCAGGTGCAATGTGACGGTGGGTCTGTCGCCCGGACAGCGCGGCAGCATCCAGAATATCCTGGCACAGTCGCTGCAGCTGCAGATGGCCGCGATCGGACAGGGCGGCAACGGGATCCTGGCAGATGCCACCACCTTCTACCGCACGGCGATTGCCTGGCAGCGCATGGCGGGCGTGGACAACCCTGAACGTCTCTGGATCGATCCCATGAGCCCGCGTGCCCAGCAGGCGCAGCAGGGCCAGCAGCAGGCGCAGCAGGCCGCGAGTGAGGAGGAGCGCAGCGAGCGGCAGAAAGCGTGGATGCTCGAGCAGGCCAAGCTGGCCGAGGATGCGCGCCAGCATGACGATGAGATTGGCCACAAGTACTACGAAAGCGACATGAAGGCCGAGATCGAGGAGGCCAAGATCGCAGGCCAGGGCACGATCGACCTGGAAAGGGAGAGGATGAAAATCGATGCGCAAGAGCGAAATCAACAAGCTGGAAGCGGCGCTGCCAGCAATGAAGGAGGTACTTCATGAGCTCACAACAGCAGGCTTCACCGAATGGTGCCGGGGGGCCGACAGCAACGCCATCCGGGACCAGGTCAACGCTGCCGGACAGTTCGTTCTCCGATGCGAAAACATCGTCGCCGGATCGCGACAAGAGAGCACCGGAGAGCCAGCCGAAGGACTGGGGGGCCGCGACGGATGACGAGCGCGCCGGTGCGATCGACGCGCTTTTGAGAGGTGAGCAACCAGAAGGCACGGACAAGTCCGATGATCAGGGAGACCCTGAACGGGGTCAGGAGCGCGATCAGGGCGATCCTGACCCGTGGATGCCGGAAGATGCCGAGAACGACGCAGACGGGCAGGAGGATGTGCCTGACGGCGACGCCAAACCTGTCACAATCAAGGATGCAGCCGAAAGGCTTGGCTTGGACGCGGAAGCGTTCTATGGTCTGGAAGTAACCACCGGAGACGGTGAGACGGTCAAGCTGGGTGATCTGAAAGATGCCTGGCAAGACCGCGAGGCGGAGGCGCGGGAGACCGCGAAACGAGCCAAAGCCCTTGATGAGCGTGAGAGTGCTCTAACTGCCGATCAGATGTTCTGGGATCAGTTCCAGCAATATCTGGAACCGCAGCTAACCCCCAAAGTGAAAGCCGCGCTGAGAGGCCGGTATGAAGCCCACCAGCAACAGCAGGGCCGCGCGTTACTGAATGCGATGCCAGAGCTCAAGGATCCGGTAGCCCGGGAAAACTTCGAGAGCATGGCGGTGAAGGTACGCAAGGAGCTTGGCTATAGCGATCAGGAGCCGATGCGGGATTACCGCGAGGCACTGGCGCTACGACGGCTGATCCGTGCAGAGGCGCGCCTGGACAAGCTGATGAGCTACGAGCCCGACCGGCAGCCGCCGAAGGCGAGCAAACCCAAGGGCAAGGGGGATAGCGGCAAAGTGCGGCGATCACAGATGATGCAACGCGCGAAAGCCGGGAATGACTTCCAGAAAGTATCGGCGATTAGCGAGCTTCTGAAAGGGTAAGCTTATGGCTCCTACAAGCCAGTACCTGTCCAGCGCGGATCTAAAGGCCGTCAATGATGGTGGCCTGATCCGCGAGGACGTGATGGACCAGATCTGGGACATCTCCAAGATCCCGCTGCCATATACCGACCTGGTGGGCAGCGACAGCTGCGACAATGCCTATTTCGAATGGACCACTGACAAGCTCAGTGATCCGGAGATCGGGGGCTGGGTTGTCGACGGCGCGGACAGCGACAAGAACGACAGCTCCACGGGCGCGCGCCTGGGCAACCACTGCGGCATCCTGGACAAGGAGGTTCAGGTCACGGGCCGTGCGCGGGCGTCCGACACGATCGGGCGCGGTGACGAGCTGTCTTACCAGGTGATGATGCGCCAGCGCGAGCTGCGCCGAAACGTGGAAGCCAACGCGCTTGGCATCCAGGGCAGCCAGGAGGATGACGGGGACGCAACGCCTGGCATTCCCGCCGGTCTGGCGGCGATGGTCACGCAGTTCGACACCGGTTCCGGTGCGGCAGGCGGCGGCTTTGCAGCCAAGGCGTGGACGGAGATCACACCGGGTGCGCGTGTGCCGCTGACGGAAACCATGGTGCGCGATGCGCAGCAGGATGCCTACCTGGACGGTGCGGATCCCACTGTGCTGATGTCCGTGCCTGGCGTGATCCGCAAGCTCAGCGAGTACATGTTCACCAGCTCGAGCCGCATCGCGACCCTTACGCGTGAAACGCAGGGCATCACGGGCGGCGGATCTGCCACGGCGGTGGGCTCGGTCAATGTGTTTATCACGGACTTCGGTCAGACGCTGACGTTCCGTGACAACCGCATCCAGCAGATCTACGAGGACAGTGCCGCAGCTGCAGCCGCGGCTGTGTTCCTGCTGGATCCGGCCTATGCCCGGATCACCTTCCTGCGCGGCTACCGCGTGAACCCGCTGGCCAAGACGGGGGACGCGGACAAGCGGCAGATGCTGGTGGACTGGTCCAACCGCGTGATGAACCCGGACGCGCACCGCGTGCTCCTGGACATCGATCCCACGGCAGCTGTCACCTTCGACGGGGCCTGATCTGAAAGGAATTCTGCATGAACGTCACAAACGAAGGCTTTAACCCAAGCGGGTCAGAGGACATCGCTGCCATCAAGAAAGCGGCAAATGAGCTGGCCGCAGTGATCGAGAAGCACGCGCCTGCGTGCCGGCGTCGGTCGGTAGCACTGACCCACTTGGAAACCGCGTCCATGTTCGCGGTGAAAGCCGTGGTGGAGCCTGATGGCTAACGCCGTACATCCAGACCGCATCCGCTTTCGGCACGCCCATGAAGCCGGGGCGGGTGCGGGCCATGACTGGGCCGGTGAGGCGTTCAACTTCACGGCTGAGGAATACGAGCTGATCACCAAGCTCCATCCGGAGCTGCGTGACGGCTCGCCGCAGGACCAGCGCCGCGCATGGATCCGGTTTGGACAGACCAGCGTGGGGCAGGCCTTCAGGGTGAGGTGAGCAGATGGCGGGAAAGTTTCATCGGGATTACCAGCATTATGCGCGGGACCAGGACGGTCATGTGCTGCCAGCTGGGCATAAGGGGATCCGGGCCTATTCAGAGGGCTATCAGGCCTATCGTTCAGGTGCAGTGAAGGCCAACCCGCATACCTTCAGTACGGACGATGAGAGCGATTTCCAGAGCTGGGAATATGGATGGCAGGATGGCACGCGCGGCGAGCCTTCCACGCATGTGGGCGGGCCTGATGCTGTGGCCGAGCCTGAACCACCAGAGGAGTAAGGACATGGCAAAACTGACACCCATCAAGCAGCGCCCGATCACGGCAGTGCGCAAGCCCGGCCAGCTGATCGTGCCGAACAAGCCCAAGCCGGTGGCGCCATGACGGACCAGCTGACACAGCATTTCAAAAGGGCCGAGTTCGCCTGCAACTGCGGGTGCGGCTTCAACACGGTGGATGTCGAGCTGGTGCAGGTGCTCGAGCGTGTGCGGCTGCATTACGGCAAGCCGGTGGTGATCAACAGCGGGTGCCGCTGTGCGAGCTACAACGCGCGTGTCGGCGGTGCCAGTGGATCCCAGCACTTGATCGGCCGGGCGGCTGACATCCGCATCAGTGGCGTGGATCCTGATGAGGTGTGGAGCTGGCTGAACCCGTCGCACCATGGCGGGTTGGGCCGGTACGGAACGTTTACCCATATCGACACGCGCGATCAGACAGCGAGGTGGGCAGGGTGACGCTGGACGAACTGAGACAGGCGTGGATCCGGTGGATGCACCGCAAGGATGTGCAGGCTGATCTGGCAGCGGTGGAGGCGTTTGCGCTCGAGCATGTGCGCGATCGGCTGATGCTTTCGGACGTACCGGACGTGCTTGACGATGAGGCGGTGGCCGCGATGCCGGGTGTTTGGCTGCATGCGGGGTTGGTGAGCTTGCATGAGCTTGCTCAGGATGATGAGGGCCTGACCAGGGAAATGCAGATGTTCGAGGAGGCAGTGGCCAACCGAAACCGGCGCTACAGCATCGATCGCGGCCCTGCCGTGATGTGTAACCCGTGGTATGAGGGGGCAAGCTGATGGGCTTGGAGGTTGGTAACACGATCGCTGATCTCAATGCTAACTGGCCGCTGGGAAGCGACCCAAAGGCGCAGGGCGATGATCACCTGCGACTGATCAAGGCTGTGCTTCTCAACGATGTTTGGTCAAAGGCGGCAAATCCAAAGGGGTTTGTTTCCAAAGACGGCGACACGATGACGGGGGCACTGACGATAGATCGCTCTGATGGATCGGTGCAGCTGGGAATTCTGAATAGTGGCTCATCTCAGTTCACCCGCGCCACCTATCCAGATGTGAAGATCAACCAGAGCGCAATCGGCCTTTGGGTTGACGGGTCCGCAGCAACAGTTGGTGGCAGCATCTTTCGCGTCACTGGCAGCGCCGTCACCGCAATGTTTGACGTTCTGGATAGTGGCGTGGTGCGAGCAGGTCACGCCGAAGGCGGGGCAGGCGACACGGCAGGGGGCGTTGTACTCGAACTGGATAGCTTTGAGCCGGGGATCAAGTTTACTGACCGTTCAGGCGGAGACAACACAGACAATCGTATATTGGCGAACGGGGGAGGCATACTAAAGATCACCGACAACGGCGGGAACCTTATCTATTCCTTCAACGGCGGCACAAGTGGAGAAGGTATTCCGACGAGAGACTACGCTGACAACCGCTATGCACGTCTCGCGACCAGTAATGTCTTTTCAGGCTTTATAAGGGTTCCTGACGGGACGTTGGGAACTCCAAGCCTGCAATTCGGCAACAACAATATCGGTATATTTGTCAATCCGGGTTCAGATTTCAATTTCAAGATGGCCGGGGACAACATCGGACGCTTGGATCATTCCGACACATCGGTTCCCGCAGACAACTATATTCTGAAACGAGGCGCGGGTGACGCCCGCTACTTCCAGCTATCCACCGCGTGGAACGGCGTAGGATCGACTGTGCTGGCGCGCAATACGTCTGCGACACAGAGCCCGGGCGATACTATTTCTGGCGGAAGCCTCTCGCCCTGCAATGCTAACGGAAACCCGGCCCCATCAGGATCCATGGCGGGATCGTGGCTGTGCTGCGGATATAGCCAAGCACAGACGGACGCGCGCAGCGCTACCGACTTTAGGAGACTGTCATGAACCCGTTTCCCTATCCCGAAGGCACGAAAACCCGCGAGGATCGCAAGGCCTATTTGGAGACGCTGGTATCCGGTCCCTACATGGTGCGTGCCAATGGCATGATCGATTGCGTTCTGGATCATCCGATCCACAGCCCGATTTATGGACCGCTGCCTTATACGGCCTGCCCGAATGACAGCGAGGAGCATTGCAACCTGATCCACGAGATCTGCGAGACGAGGATTGCAGAGGGTGCAGAGTACACTGAGCAGCCGGATCCTGAACCGGAAAGCGAGGGGTAATGCGCGGGCCGAGCTTCAACATGGGTATCAGCATCGGGCATGTGATCAGCGTCGTCACAGCGCTGGCGCTGATGTCTGTGGCTTGGGGCCGGTTCGAGACGCGGCAGGATAGCATGGCGGATGATTACACCGCGCTCGAGACACGCATGCTCGAGGAGGTGGCCAAGGCCCGGGCGGCACGCGAAGCGCTCGATGCACGCACGCGGTACGTGGAGCAACAGGCGGCGCGCACGGATGAGCGGTTTACGCTGATCCTGGCATCGCTGTCGGAGCTGAAGGTAGCAGTTAAGGAGGAACGCCGGTGAAGGGATACCGGACATTGCTGTTCAACGGGGCCGCGGGCGGTCTGCTCGGTCTGGACATGACGCTTGAGGCCGCGCTGGGGGCTGTCATGCTGCCCGAGGTGCAGGGCGTTCTGCCGGAAAGCTGGCTGCCCTGGTATGCGCTGATTGTCGCCCTGGGCAACATGTGGCTGCGCACCAAGACGGACACGCCTGTGGGGCGGAAAGGGTGAGCTGATGCCGAGCTATGCCCGCGAGACGATCGAGCTGCGTAGCCTGGCGCCGGATCTTATCCCGGAAGATGCGCCACTGAACGCCTGGAACAATGGCGCGAATGTGCTGTTCAAGAATGGCGAGAGCATCAGATCACGGGGCGACAAGGCAACGCTGACCGGGGCCGAGGTGACACCGCGCACGGCTGTGTATGTGGAGCCGTTCGATCAGGGGTACTGGGTCTATGCGACGGATGCGGGCATCTTCGTGCATGACGGCACCAACGAGTTCGACATTACGCCGGTGAGCTGGGGCACGCCCACGGCCAACAGTGTTTGGACAAGCGACGTGATCAACGGCCTGGCGGTGATCAATTGCAGCTCTATGGATCCGGTCTACTGGGACGGCATGACGGGAAATCCCTGTGAGCCTTTGCCGGACTGGCCCGCAGGCGGGCGTTGCCTGGCGATGCGTGCGCACAAGAATTTCCTGTTTGCCATTGGCATGGTGAGCGAGGGTGATCAGCGCGTGCGCTGGTCCGATGCGGCAGAGGCGGGGATCATCCCGCAAGAATGGACGCCCAGCGCTTCCAATCTGGCGGGGTTCGTGGACCTGGCACCGCTGAGTAGCCCGTGCATCGACGGCAAGACGCTTCACGACAGCATGCTGATCTACAAGCGCGCCAGCGTGTGGAGCCTGGACTTTGTGGGCGGCAACACGGTGTTCACCGCGCGCAAGCTGTTTGCAAATGTGGGGATACTGGGGGCCAACGCTGTGACGTCCGGGCCTGATGACGTGCATCTGTTCGCAGGCAGCTCGGGCGACATCTACCTGACGGATGGGGCGCAGGTCCGCAGCGTTCTGGACGGTCGCGCACAGCGCACGTTCTACGAGGACTTTTCCGCAGCTGGGGATCTGGTGTTTTCAGCTGTGACGCTGCACCGCGAAAAGATGGGGTTCATCA is from Qingshengfaniella alkalisoli and encodes:
- a CDS encoding portal protein, coding for MNQEERELKLQTTLANELARAEGADSDELQANRKAALDYYKGLLPKPPMDAEGKAIQGRSHDVSMDVSDMINADLALIVPMISTDAVVDFEPNGEEDEPQAAGESMACNKVIIEDNQGFIQIQTAVKDGLLQRNGVMKVEVDDSESVQQMDLPPDLEPAQLAALREPRAPGETREISKGVLTVTRLQRRFVTRAVPIENISYAAGHVGPLQDIRFFAEQISYTRSELVEMGLDKDKVESLPPWGDWDNSVSQARNATHQDSHDAETRDQDQIECHECYQLIDLDGDGISERYRCLIANRQTLLDFEPADLLPYSMGSPFINPHRITGESLFDHLKATQDVKTKLLRQYNDNIAVINNGRYAYDPDQTYEEDVLTPRAGGGIRSRNPTTSVVPIGIPDVTTGILAALNYQDKIRTERGGAALEMLSADAQLVGETAHGIERQMAMREAMVSMIAKNLAETLIRGIYTLTHEYMRRFATEPVMVRMQGQHVPMDPRRWPSRTRCNVTVGLSPGQRGSIQNILAQSLQLQMAAIGQGGNGILADATTFYRTAIAWQRMAGVDNPERLWIDPMSPRAQQAQQGQQQAQQAASEEERSERQKAWMLEQAKLAEDARQHDDEIGHKYYESDMKAEIEEAKIAGQGTIDLERERMKIDAQERNQQAGSGAASNEGGTS
- a CDS encoding SU10 major capsid protein, which gives rise to MAPTSQYLSSADLKAVNDGGLIREDVMDQIWDISKIPLPYTDLVGSDSCDNAYFEWTTDKLSDPEIGGWVVDGADSDKNDSSTGARLGNHCGILDKEVQVTGRARASDTIGRGDELSYQVMMRQRELRRNVEANALGIQGSQEDDGDATPGIPAGLAAMVTQFDTGSGAAGGGFAAKAWTEITPGARVPLTETMVRDAQQDAYLDGADPTVLMSVPGVIRKLSEYMFTSSSRIATLTRETQGITGGGSATAVGSVNVFITDFGQTLTFRDNRIQQIYEDSAAAAAAAVFLLDPAYARITFLRGYRVNPLAKTGDADKRQMLVDWSNRVMNPDAHRVLLDIDPTAAVTFDGA
- a CDS encoding DUF7681 family protein; its protein translation is MNVTNEGFNPSGSEDIAAIKKAANELAAVIEKHAPACRRRSVALTHLETASMFAVKAVVEPDG
- a CDS encoding D-Ala-D-Ala carboxypeptidase family metallohydrolase — encoded protein: MTDQLTQHFKRAEFACNCGCGFNTVDVELVQVLERVRLHYGKPVVINSGCRCASYNARVGGASGSQHLIGRAADIRISGVDPDEVWSWLNPSHHGGLGRYGTFTHIDTRDQTARWAG